The following proteins come from a genomic window of Megalops cyprinoides isolate fMegCyp1 chromosome 6, fMegCyp1.pri, whole genome shotgun sequence:
- the sp7 gene encoding transcription factor Sp7, with protein sequence MAASILEDEGRYGSSPLAMLTATCNKFGSTSPVRDSATPGKAGSAAPGKKPYSLTSDLQAPKNGRASEGLTDTYTGSFSAGGGLLTPSGSPPPPTGGYTSEYNPFSHSFQTSSGSQDPSLLVSKAHATADCLTSVYTSLDMAHPYGSWYKAGIHPGITAAPANATSSWWDVHPNSNWLSAAQTQPDSLQASLQPVPPQASLSPQLPSYSSDFTSLNPAPYSTVGLGSSSHLLQSSQHMLPQDMYKPKPVPSGALMESPIGLKPARASGGYGGGGTPGRSSCDCPNCQELERLGASAASLRKKPVHSCHIPGCGKVYGKASHLKAHLRWHTGERPFVCNWLFCGKRFTRSDELERHVRTHTREKKFTCLLCNKRFTRSDHLSKHQKTHGEASLQGKAGAGEGEPDPRSEETVDPTPAPPSNAVPDPTTNGEEKTGAAAGVETGSGLLEI encoded by the exons ATGGCCGCGTCTATTTTGGAG GATGAAGGTCGCTATGGGTCCAGTCCCTTGGCGATGCTGACTGCCACTTGCAATAAGTTTGGCAGCACCAGCCCAGTGAGGGACTCTGCCACGCCTGGCAAGGCGGGCAGCGCGGCACCCGGAAAGAAGCCCTACAGCCTGACCTCCGACCTCCAGGCACCAAAGAATGGGAGGGCCAGCGAAGGCCTCACCGATACTTACACAGGTTCCTTCAGCGCTGGCGGCGGGCTCCTCACCCCCTCCGGCAGCCCTCCTCCCCCAACTGGAGGCTACACCTCCGAATACAACCCCTTCTCCCACTCCTTCCAGACCTCCTCTGGCTCCCAGGACCCCTCGCTGCTGGTGTCGAAGGCTCACGCCACTGCCGACTGCCTGACCAGCGTCTACACCTCTCTGGACATGGCGCACCCCTACGGCTCCTGGTACAAGGCAGGGATCCACCCTGGCATCACTGCGGCGCCAGCCAATGCCACCTCCTCCTGGTGGGACGTACACCCCAACTCCAACTGGCTGAGTGCGGCACAGACTCAGCCCGACAGCCTGCAGGCCTCCCTCCAGCCTGTGCCGCCCCAAGCCTCCCTCAGCCCGCAGCTGCCCAGCTACAGCTCTGACTTCACCTCACTGAACCCGGCGCCCTACTCCACCGTGGGCCTGGGCTCCTCCTCCCACCTGCTCCAATCCTCGCAGCACATGCTGCCCCAGGACATGTACAAGCCCAAACCGGTGCCCAGCGGCGCCCTCATGGAGAGCCCCATAGGCCTGAAGCCGGCACGGGCCTCAGGCGGGTACGGAGGTGGAGGCACTCCGGGCCGGTCCTCCTGCGACTGCCCCAACTGCCAGGAGCTGGAGCGCCTGGGCGCGTCGGCCGCCTCCCTGCGGAAGAAGCCGGTGCACAGCTGCCACATCCCGGGCTGCGGCAAGGTGTACGGCAAGGCCTCCCACTTGAAGGCCCACCTGCGCTGGCACACGGGCGAGCGGCCCTTCGTCTGCAACTGGCTGTTCTGCGGGAAGCGCTTCACCCGCTCCGACGAGCTGGAGCGGCACGTGCGCACCCACACGCGCGAGAAGAAGTTCACCTGCCTGCTGTGCAACAAGCGCTTCACCCGCAGCGACCACCTGAGCAAGCACCAGAAGACCCACGGCGAGGCCTCGCTTCAGGGCAAGGCCGGGGCGGGCGAGGGAGAGCCCGACCCCCGGAGCGAGGAAACTGTCgaccccacccccgccccgcccAGTAACGCCGTCCCAGACCCCACCACCAACGGAGAGGAGAAGACTGGTGCAGCAGCTGGCGTGGAGACGGGCAGCGGCCTGCTGGAGATCTGA